A region from the Phycisphaerales bacterium genome encodes:
- a CDS encoding ParB N-terminal domain-containing protein: MTATATKEKKGKKSPKSAVPATPATPAKPILGVDLKGELLDIAIDRIIDPKGQADRLPRPGDAEAIEQLSRSMAECGQLQPVMLERLSDGRFCRVFGRRRLAAARLLGWSTIRASVVPPLPDDVRRTIVAIENVQRQDLTPAEETLAVDELMELQAIPAARQMGQPMGPECGAWAGKTASQATSFDGLPPSTSEQARKALSHDALLDHRVRRIASEMVAAMLGKSPQWVRDRLYIGRLGDAAKKLVLQGKLPLAHAREISKLADEKQRNELAKDYAAGGSDSVSDVEAGPLEELQFEVRRSVFSLDVVPWQRHVAFAGRQPCEGCQFNSATQPGLFEGGGEVSVNMIGGRGTYDADKASDVAVGICTKPDCYQVKLRAAKGAISAAAKRIVDGEKKPSEAKVPEFVERRALEKKVRDRRASAKVRAKRPISEGTASKKPTVSEKEAQERHLAISKYNDAIREWARKKVEPEMVKKVLATPGLFTILKMITATKLYQATEHWQNSKATKAAEAPGLQRLLKFLEKPDWKGIVEIEKECGRRFGLIEPHSDGVSGMAERFAKAMGIDVDDPPVLEDFLPKPKGAVTPKASPATKPKKSRRAPASKSDSDVEDDE; encoded by the coding sequence ATGACCGCCACTGCGACCAAAGAGAAGAAGGGGAAGAAGAGTCCAAAGTCTGCCGTGCCCGCGACTCCAGCGACGCCGGCGAAGCCGATCCTCGGCGTGGATCTGAAGGGCGAGTTGCTCGACATCGCGATCGATCGGATCATCGACCCAAAGGGGCAGGCCGATCGCCTGCCGCGTCCGGGCGATGCCGAGGCGATCGAGCAGTTGTCCAGGAGCATGGCCGAGTGCGGGCAGCTGCAGCCCGTCATGCTCGAGCGTCTGTCCGACGGCCGATTCTGCCGCGTGTTCGGCCGGCGCCGGCTCGCCGCGGCCAGGCTGCTCGGGTGGTCCACCATTCGCGCCTCGGTCGTTCCTCCGCTGCCCGACGACGTGCGTCGCACGATCGTGGCGATCGAGAACGTCCAGCGGCAGGACCTCACGCCGGCCGAGGAGACGCTCGCGGTCGATGAACTCATGGAGTTGCAGGCGATCCCTGCGGCTCGGCAGATGGGCCAGCCGATGGGTCCTGAGTGTGGGGCGTGGGCAGGCAAGACGGCGAGCCAGGCGACATCGTTCGACGGGCTTCCGCCAAGCACGTCCGAACAGGCTCGCAAGGCGCTCTCGCACGACGCGCTCCTCGACCATCGCGTCCGCCGGATCGCCAGCGAGATGGTCGCGGCGATGCTGGGCAAGTCGCCGCAGTGGGTCCGCGATCGTCTCTACATCGGCCGGCTCGGCGACGCCGCGAAGAAGCTGGTTCTGCAGGGCAAACTCCCGCTCGCCCACGCCCGCGAGATCTCGAAACTCGCCGACGAGAAGCAACGCAACGAACTGGCGAAGGACTACGCCGCCGGCGGCTCGGACTCGGTCAGCGACGTCGAGGCGGGTCCGCTCGAGGAACTGCAGTTCGAGGTCCGGCGCTCCGTGTTCTCGCTCGACGTCGTGCCCTGGCAGCGGCACGTCGCGTTCGCCGGCCGGCAGCCGTGCGAGGGATGCCAGTTCAACTCCGCGACCCAGCCTGGGCTTTTCGAAGGCGGTGGCGAGGTCTCAGTGAACATGATCGGCGGGCGTGGGACCTACGACGCCGACAAGGCTTCCGATGTTGCGGTCGGCATCTGCACGAAGCCCGATTGCTATCAGGTCAAACTCCGGGCGGCGAAGGGCGCGATCTCCGCGGCCGCCAAGCGCATCGTCGATGGCGAGAAGAAGCCGTCGGAGGCCAAGGTGCCCGAGTTCGTCGAGAGGCGTGCGCTCGAGAAAAAGGTTCGCGATCGACGTGCCTCGGCGAAGGTCCGGGCGAAGAGGCCGATCTCAGAGGGCACGGCTTCCAAGAAGCCCACGGTCTCGGAGAAGGAGGCGCAGGAGCGGCATCTCGCCATCTCGAAATATAACGACGCGATCCGGGAATGGGCACGCAAGAAGGTCGAGCCGGAGATGGTCAAGAAGGTTCTCGCGACTCCAGGACTCTTCACCATTCTGAAGATGATCACAGCGACCAAGCTGTACCAGGCGACCGAACACTGGCAGAACTCGAAGGCCACGAAGGCGGCGGAAGCACCAGGCCTACAGCGACTTCTCAAGTTCCTCGAGAAGCCTGATTGGAAGGGCATCGTCGAGATCGAGAAGGAATGCGGGCGTCGGTTCGGGCTCATTGAACCGCACAGCGACGGGGTGTCCGGCATGGCCGAGCGATTCGCCAAGGCCATGGGCATCGACGTCGATGATCCTCCGGTCCTCGAGGACTTCCTTCCGAAGCCCAAGGGCGCCGTAACGCCCAAGGCCTCGCCGGCAACGAAGCCGAAGAAGTCACGCCGTGCGCCAGCGTCGAAGTCGGACTCCGACGTGGAGGACGACGAATGA
- a CDS encoding DUF87 domain-containing protein produces the protein MKKNVLPLEALTQHVAILGRTGSGKTYAAKGLVEELLGEGRRVCVLDPTGAWWGLKSNAAGDKPGFPVAIFGGDHADVAISEHSGGPIGELVASQNLPCIIDLSGTTLGERHRFVERFAESVFRSNKLPLHLVIDEADEFAPQSGPPGTERMLGAIDRIVRRGRIKGFRVMLISQRPAVLNKNVLTQASTMIAMRLPAPQDRKAVEDWIKGQADTDKGKEVLASLAKLKLGEGWVWSPDRGLLERTQFPKISTFDSGRTPDDGEQIAAPASLAEIDLEAVNSALLASTEEAKANDPKELRKRIRELEKELASRPKEAAEDAVRVKQVRDLMEQSAMLGGQLRAQKAETDRLLGELNRIFTVVDQAKSARPSTGAPPVEGLKLANTPAPAIQRPPVTPPAEHDNSDGECRLPDATKPQQKVLQAIAWWNAIGIDVPSRVQVSHVAGYTPSGGTWRNLLSECRSRGWIEYRSEGIVLAGDAVFCVTAGRVDGLGEMHSTIRDRLSGPQVKLFDVLLVNGAIERKEAANLAGYEASGGTWRNLCSELKSLGLAIYPSRDTIAPAAWLLTGSAA, from the coding sequence TTGAAGAAGAACGTTCTACCCCTTGAGGCCCTCACCCAGCACGTCGCGATTCTCGGCCGGACCGGATCGGGTAAGACCTACGCCGCGAAGGGCCTGGTCGAGGAACTCCTCGGCGAGGGTCGGCGGGTGTGCGTCCTGGACCCGACCGGCGCGTGGTGGGGGCTCAAGTCCAACGCCGCCGGCGACAAGCCAGGGTTTCCTGTCGCGATCTTCGGCGGCGATCACGCCGACGTGGCGATCAGCGAGCACTCGGGCGGCCCGATCGGGGAACTCGTCGCGTCGCAGAATCTGCCGTGCATCATCGATCTGTCGGGTACGACGCTGGGCGAGCGGCATCGATTCGTCGAGCGGTTCGCCGAGTCGGTGTTCCGATCCAACAAGTTGCCGCTGCACCTGGTGATCGACGAGGCCGACGAGTTCGCGCCGCAGTCGGGCCCGCCGGGAACGGAGCGGATGCTCGGGGCGATCGACCGGATCGTGAGACGGGGTCGGATCAAGGGCTTCCGGGTGATGCTCATCTCCCAGCGCCCGGCCGTTCTGAACAAGAACGTCCTCACCCAGGCCTCGACGATGATCGCGATGCGGCTGCCCGCTCCCCAGGATCGCAAGGCCGTGGAGGACTGGATCAAGGGCCAGGCCGACACCGACAAGGGCAAGGAGGTCCTCGCCAGCCTCGCGAAGTTGAAACTCGGCGAGGGGTGGGTCTGGTCGCCTGATCGTGGCCTGCTCGAGCGCACGCAGTTCCCGAAGATCTCGACGTTCGACTCCGGACGCACTCCCGACGACGGGGAACAGATCGCCGCGCCGGCGTCGCTCGCCGAGATCGACCTCGAGGCGGTGAACTCGGCGCTCCTGGCGTCGACCGAGGAGGCTAAGGCGAACGACCCCAAGGAACTCCGCAAACGGATTCGCGAACTTGAGAAGGAACTCGCCAGCCGGCCGAAGGAGGCCGCCGAGGACGCGGTTCGAGTGAAGCAGGTCCGCGATCTCATGGAGCAATCCGCGATGCTCGGCGGTCAACTCCGGGCGCAGAAGGCCGAGACCGATCGGCTGCTCGGCGAATTGAACCGGATCTTCACCGTCGTCGACCAGGCGAAGTCGGCACGGCCGTCGACCGGAGCGCCGCCGGTCGAGGGATTGAAGCTCGCGAACACGCCCGCGCCCGCCATACAGCGCCCACCAGTCACGCCGCCGGCCGAACACGACAACTCGGACGGCGAGTGCCGGCTGCCCGACGCGACGAAGCCGCAGCAGAAGGTGCTCCAGGCGATCGCGTGGTGGAATGCCATTGGCATCGACGTGCCGTCGCGCGTCCAGGTCTCGCACGTCGCCGGCTACACCCCTTCGGGCGGAACGTGGCGGAACCTCCTCTCTGAGTGTCGATCGAGAGGCTGGATCGAGTACCGGTCCGAAGGGATCGTGCTTGCCGGCGACGCGGTCTTCTGCGTGACTGCCGGTCGCGTGGACGGGCTGGGTGAAATGCACTCCACCATCCGCGACCGTCTCAGTGGTCCGCAGGTCAAGCTGTTCGATGTTCTCCTGGTCAACGGGGCCATCGAACGCAAGGAAGCCGCGAACCTGGCGGGGTACGAGGCGTCGGGCGGGACATGGCGGAACCTCTGCAGTGAACTCAAGTCGCTCGGGCTCGCGATCTACCCGTCACGCGACACGATCGCGCCTGCAGCATGGCTCCTTACGGGATCTGCCGCATGA
- a CDS encoding response regulator transcription factor, with amino-acid sequence MSQSTNRQPRCLSTREMEIYEDLLTGDPVKVIASRRFRSIKTVQNHILRIYSKLGYHSRAQLISDALKNGRPPGAMLSKETEQGGTP; translated from the coding sequence ATGAGTCAGTCCACCAACCGCCAACCTCGATGCCTGTCGACCAGAGAGATGGAGATCTACGAGGATCTGCTCACCGGAGATCCCGTCAAAGTCATCGCCAGTCGACGGTTCCGATCGATCAAGACCGTGCAGAACCACATCCTTCGCATCTACTCGAAACTCGGATATCACAGCCGCGCCCAGCTCATCTCCGACGCGCTGAAGAATGGACGTCCGCCGGGCGCCATGCTGTCCAAAGAGACCGAACAAGGAGGAACACCGTGA
- a CDS encoding RusA family crossover junction endodeoxyribonuclease produces the protein MADRLEIVAPGMPVAQGRHRDRVVTPLGKPAFVQRYTPKETTRWRQAVLFAARTTSGYPADPWDGPVRITLDAYFERPKSMMSKRYPDGPIRRNSKPDADNLVKSVLDALTPPKVKRKGNAVIDEINRQAARRGYLWIDDGQVHLGRVDRWYAAKGCGPGVIIVAERIFEMAPDLGHEVLPCL, from the coding sequence GTGGCTGATCGACTCGAGATCGTCGCGCCCGGAATGCCCGTGGCCCAAGGCCGCCATCGGGATCGCGTCGTCACGCCGCTGGGTAAACCGGCGTTCGTCCAGCGATACACGCCCAAAGAGACCACGAGGTGGCGGCAGGCGGTGCTCTTCGCGGCGAGGACTACGTCCGGGTATCCAGCCGATCCCTGGGATGGCCCTGTCCGCATCACGCTCGACGCATACTTCGAGCGTCCGAAGAGCATGATGTCGAAGCGATACCCAGACGGGCCGATACGCCGCAACAGCAAGCCCGACGCGGACAACCTGGTCAAGTCGGTGCTGGATGCGCTCACGCCTCCGAAGGTGAAACGCAAGGGCAACGCCGTCATCGATGAGATCAACCGTCAGGCCGCCCGTCGTGGGTATCTCTGGATCGACGACGGCCAGGTCCACCTCGGCCGCGTCGATCGCTGGTACGCCGCCAAGGGGTGCGGTCCTGGCGTGATCATCGTGGCCGAGCGAATCTTCGAGATGGCCCCAGATCTGGGGCACGAGGTGCTCCCGTGCTTGTAA
- a CDS encoding C40 family peptidase: MPRLIENPPLWASRYIGLAFTENGRDRDGVDCWGLTRLVYLEQFGIYLPSHHDGYRGLEDAPGIAGVVDHELRQAGHWKPRQGDTRLGDVLLFRAGAGNLWHCGIAIARNRMLHARHGTDSCIERFDDLAWRPRLDGVFEFCGPIRIAGRASPFKPETINMAVAAGGTLEEILQAAGVHPSPLLRVWIGGAEVDREHWGRVRPKAGRMITASVIPAVDGKSPLRIVLSIAVLAAAVYTGAGLFGATGYFGTSVVGQALVTAGVTLAGTLAINALIPLPRPRLSDNAGGANSPTITGSRNEARPRGVVPRIFGEHRVAPLFGALPYTEIVGDDQYLRQVFVMGEGPLELSDFKIGNTPIEDYEGVEIEVREGRLTDEPLSLYPGIVFENADQILLEQVASWTSRTTDNSGDEISIDLTFPNGLVEFSTNGDRQVRTVEVAVEFSPAGADTWTPVNFGSPESARAMDFMFRTPEVELGGSGTHVGAVQWGLGFSGAKPSYLPATNYSWEASGYVHADIASRTLQPYEFAIDCSDAGQIIVDGAVVASWYGSHGTEGGGSPSFSHTGTILLRRGWHQIQVRLESRSTDGAVALGWKRVGDPGFTVIPSDHLATQADGAMSSRGKLNYRWFDTSGYTSNLLVESDRTETIRRSLTWAVARGQYDVRVRRVTPDATSDRIFDQVYWTALRTIRNEDPIKIMGCAKIAIRIKATDQLSGVVDQFNCLARSILPDYDSETGEWIERTTSNPASCYRAVLQGRSNARPIDDARVDLSEFEAWHQWNVDNGFQFNAVIDFEGTVFERLTDIAAAGRASPAMRDGLHSVVRDKPQTTPVQHFTPRNSHSFKGRKAFPDLPHGLRCSFLNKDVGYQWDDRIVLDDGYVYPDNDGVLRDAFGVERSDLPVASRFEVVEFFGVTSANEVWKHGRYTIAVARLRPELYELSTDVEHLACNRGDLVLVTHDVPLWGLNFGRVTRLVVDTDNNLIGLDLDEQVTMDAGEDYVVRVRLEDGTSWLRSVQTVEGQATTVTLQGPVSPSDPRPKVGDLWMFGRLGSETRELIVKSIEIDSDLGATLVLVDHAPAVQDADKGEIPDFDPGISLPPAWENRPEAPVIESIRSDDYVMIRDADGSLRPRMLITLRRPSSGTRPLANAAQVRLRSIPEPGAAGEGPWTHLPLIPIDDNQVSVERVEEGVTYQIRLRTVTPTGLTSVWVEAEHTVIGKIGPPPDVQSFDVIRLADGTRRYSWNLGVIPPDVAGVVIRYGIGAEGRGWDLLQPLHAGVLEGASPTELNAPLAGTWTFGIKMVDTSGNESVNALLIDRTLGPPRQDDIAFSEDCRVLRWPGTKTGCAVDSDGTLAAVGRETWDTLASPYGISTWDQWSAWTMDPEPVIVYEHLTIDAGFLFDFEPGVYALVDGVIAVEFDYSTDGVDWAGWLPLGLFEGRTVRARFCRFRVTVSIGNGSTFPRIRELVLLLRAETITQDIEDLETEALSPELRHGPGDIHLPISSALFAVVRTISVSFNDTGAGWTWEVLSKFTVPGPRIRLFGPDGQPADAVIDAVIRGLRSADGSRAFIRAGRLDFQFAANSPLIGAV; encoded by the coding sequence GTGCCAAGGCTCATCGAAAACCCGCCCCTCTGGGCCAGCAGATACATCGGCCTCGCCTTCACGGAGAACGGCCGCGATCGTGATGGCGTCGACTGCTGGGGTCTGACCCGTCTGGTGTATTTAGAGCAGTTCGGCATCTACCTGCCCTCACACCACGACGGGTATCGGGGACTCGAGGACGCGCCGGGCATTGCAGGCGTCGTCGATCACGAGCTCCGCCAGGCCGGCCACTGGAAGCCGCGTCAGGGCGACACACGGCTCGGAGACGTGCTGCTCTTCCGAGCCGGCGCCGGTAACCTCTGGCATTGCGGCATCGCGATCGCCAGGAACCGCATGCTGCACGCGCGGCATGGGACCGACTCGTGCATCGAACGGTTCGATGACCTGGCCTGGAGGCCCAGGCTCGACGGCGTGTTCGAGTTCTGCGGACCCATCCGAATCGCCGGCCGCGCCTCGCCCTTCAAGCCCGAGACGATCAATATGGCCGTCGCCGCCGGCGGCACTCTGGAGGAGATCCTCCAGGCCGCTGGCGTGCATCCCTCCCCACTGCTCCGCGTCTGGATCGGCGGCGCCGAGGTCGATCGCGAGCACTGGGGTCGCGTGCGACCCAAGGCCGGCCGGATGATTACCGCATCGGTGATACCCGCCGTTGACGGGAAGTCGCCACTGCGAATCGTCCTCTCGATCGCCGTGCTGGCCGCGGCCGTGTACACAGGCGCCGGCCTCTTCGGCGCCACCGGGTACTTCGGCACCTCCGTCGTCGGGCAGGCCCTGGTGACAGCGGGCGTCACGCTCGCCGGGACGCTGGCCATCAACGCCCTGATCCCGTTGCCACGGCCGCGGCTGAGCGACAACGCGGGCGGCGCGAACTCTCCCACCATCACCGGCTCTCGCAACGAGGCCAGGCCCCGCGGAGTCGTGCCCAGGATCTTCGGCGAGCATCGGGTCGCGCCGCTGTTTGGAGCCCTGCCATACACCGAGATCGTCGGCGACGATCAGTATCTCCGCCAGGTCTTCGTCATGGGCGAGGGACCACTCGAGCTCTCAGATTTCAAGATCGGCAACACCCCGATCGAGGACTATGAGGGCGTCGAAATCGAGGTCCGGGAGGGCCGACTCACCGACGAGCCGCTCAGTCTCTATCCCGGGATCGTCTTTGAGAACGCCGACCAGATTCTGCTCGAGCAGGTTGCCTCCTGGACGTCGAGGACGACCGACAACAGCGGGGACGAGATCTCGATCGACCTGACGTTCCCCAACGGCCTGGTGGAGTTCTCGACCAACGGCGACAGACAAGTCCGAACCGTCGAGGTGGCGGTCGAGTTCTCACCGGCTGGCGCCGACACATGGACGCCCGTGAACTTCGGATCGCCCGAGAGCGCCAGGGCCATGGACTTCATGTTCAGGACGCCCGAGGTCGAACTCGGCGGATCTGGAACCCACGTCGGCGCCGTCCAGTGGGGGCTGGGGTTCTCCGGCGCCAAGCCCTCGTATCTGCCGGCGACGAACTACTCGTGGGAGGCCTCGGGATACGTCCACGCCGACATCGCCTCTCGGACGCTCCAGCCCTACGAGTTCGCGATCGACTGCTCCGACGCCGGCCAGATCATCGTCGACGGCGCCGTGGTCGCGAGCTGGTACGGCTCGCATGGGACAGAGGGCGGCGGAAGCCCGTCGTTCTCCCACACCGGCACGATCCTGCTCCGCCGCGGCTGGCACCAGATCCAGGTCCGCCTCGAATCACGATCGACCGACGGCGCCGTGGCGCTCGGCTGGAAGCGCGTGGGCGATCCTGGGTTCACGGTCATTCCCTCCGACCATCTGGCCACTCAAGCCGACGGCGCCATGTCGAGCCGCGGAAAGCTCAACTACCGCTGGTTCGACACATCGGGTTACACGAGCAATCTCCTTGTCGAGTCCGACCGGACCGAGACCATCCGCCGGTCGCTCACCTGGGCCGTCGCCCGTGGGCAATACGACGTCCGCGTGCGCCGCGTTACGCCCGACGCCACGTCCGACCGGATCTTCGACCAGGTCTACTGGACGGCCCTTCGGACGATCCGCAACGAGGATCCGATCAAGATCATGGGTTGCGCCAAGATCGCCATCCGGATCAAGGCGACCGACCAGCTGAGCGGCGTGGTCGACCAGTTCAACTGCCTGGCGAGATCGATCCTTCCCGACTACGACTCAGAGACGGGCGAGTGGATCGAGAGGACCACGAGCAACCCGGCCTCGTGCTACCGCGCGGTGCTACAGGGTCGGAGCAACGCCAGGCCCATCGATGACGCCCGCGTCGATCTGTCCGAGTTCGAGGCGTGGCACCAATGGAATGTCGACAACGGGTTCCAGTTCAACGCGGTCATCGACTTCGAGGGCACCGTCTTTGAGCGGCTCACCGACATCGCGGCCGCCGGCAGGGCGTCGCCGGCGATGCGGGACGGACTGCACTCGGTGGTCCGCGACAAGCCCCAGACCACGCCGGTCCAGCACTTCACACCCCGCAACTCGCACAGCTTCAAGGGACGCAAGGCGTTTCCCGATCTGCCCCACGGCCTGCGATGCTCGTTTCTCAACAAGGATGTCGGATACCAGTGGGATGATCGGATCGTTCTCGATGACGGGTATGTCTACCCGGACAACGACGGCGTCCTGCGAGACGCTTTCGGAGTCGAGCGGAGCGATCTTCCTGTCGCCTCTCGCTTCGAGGTGGTCGAGTTCTTCGGCGTCACGAGTGCCAATGAGGTCTGGAAGCATGGCCGGTACACGATCGCTGTGGCCAGACTTCGGCCCGAGTTGTACGAGCTCTCCACCGACGTCGAGCATCTGGCGTGCAACCGCGGCGATCTGGTCCTCGTCACCCACGATGTCCCCTTGTGGGGGCTGAACTTCGGCCGCGTGACCCGCCTGGTCGTGGACACCGACAACAACCTCATCGGCCTGGATCTCGACGAACAGGTCACGATGGACGCCGGCGAGGATTACGTCGTCCGCGTGCGCCTCGAGGACGGCACCAGCTGGCTCCGGTCGGTCCAAACGGTCGAGGGGCAGGCGACCACCGTCACGCTCCAAGGTCCGGTGAGCCCCAGCGATCCACGGCCCAAGGTGGGCGACCTCTGGATGTTCGGGCGGCTTGGCTCGGAAACCCGTGAGCTCATTGTCAAGAGCATCGAGATCGACAGCGATCTGGGCGCGACACTGGTGCTGGTCGACCACGCCCCAGCGGTCCAGGACGCCGACAAGGGCGAGATCCCCGACTTCGACCCCGGCATCTCTCTCCCGCCGGCCTGGGAGAACAGACCCGAGGCGCCCGTGATCGAGAGCATCCGCTCCGATGACTATGTGATGATCCGCGACGCCGACGGGTCGCTCAGGCCTCGGATGCTCATCACGCTCCGCCGGCCATCGAGCGGGACGCGGCCGCTCGCTAACGCCGCCCAGGTGCGGTTGCGATCGATCCCCGAGCCTGGCGCGGCCGGCGAGGGGCCGTGGACGCACCTACCGCTGATCCCGATCGACGACAACCAGGTCTCGGTCGAGCGCGTCGAGGAGGGCGTGACCTACCAGATCCGACTCCGAACGGTGACGCCGACCGGGCTCACGAGCGTCTGGGTCGAGGCCGAACACACGGTCATCGGGAAGATCGGACCTCCGCCCGACGTGCAGAGCTTCGACGTGATCCGGCTCGCCGATGGAACGCGTCGATACTCGTGGAACCTCGGCGTGATCCCGCCCGACGTCGCCGGCGTCGTGATTCGATACGGCATCGGGGCCGAGGGACGCGGTTGGGATCTGCTCCAGCCGCTCCACGCGGGCGTGCTCGAGGGGGCCTCGCCGACCGAACTCAACGCCCCGCTCGCCGGCACGTGGACCTTTGGCATCAAGATGGTCGACACCAGCGGCAACGAGAGCGTGAACGCCCTGCTGATCGATCGCACCCTCGGACCACCCAGGCAGGACGACATCGCGTTCAGCGAGGACTGCAGGGTGCTTCGTTGGCCCGGCACCAAGACCGGCTGCGCGGTCGATTCCGACGGCACGCTTGCCGCGGTTGGCCGCGAGACCTGGGACACGCTCGCCTCGCCCTATGGCATCTCGACGTGGGATCAGTGGTCGGCCTGGACCATGGACCCTGAGCCTGTCATCGTCTACGAGCACCTGACGATCGACGCGGGGTTCCTCTTTGACTTTGAGCCCGGCGTGTACGCCCTGGTCGACGGCGTGATCGCGGTCGAGTTCGATTACTCGACCGATGGTGTGGACTGGGCCGGTTGGCTCCCTCTCGGCCTCTTCGAGGGCCGCACCGTGCGGGCGCGGTTCTGCCGTTTCCGCGTCACCGTCTCGATCGGCAATGGATCGACCTTCCCACGGATCCGAGAGCTCGTGCTGCTCCTGCGGGCCGAGACGATCACCCAGGACATCGAGGACCTCGAAACCGAGGCGCTGTCCCCGGAGCTTCGGCACGGCCCTGGCGACATCCACCTGCCCATCTCGTCGGCCCTCTTTGCCGTCGTCCGGACGATCTCCGTCTCGTTCAACGACACCGGCGCCGGGTGGACCTGGGAGGTGCTCAGCAAGTTCACGGTGCCGGGTCCACGCATCCGGCTCTTCGGTCCCGACGGCCAGCCGGCGGACGCGGTGATCGACGCAGTGATCCGAGGACTGCGATCGGCCGACGGCTCACGCGCGTTCATCCGCGCGGGTAGGCTGGACTTCCAGTTCGCGGCGAACTCGCCACTGATCGGCGCGGTGTAG
- a CDS encoding DUF1833 family protein has product MARRAIYAQETGEVFLFLLTLSHPQLLQPIRVVNNNEDVTSDGFVYQRFPFDVHMPPENEDAPPKVNLRVAGADRTLVQAVRSLSGEAMTAELSVVLASSPDTIEAGPLEFKLRDVTYEAAIVEGSLQFEDFLSEPYPADKLTPDKFPGLF; this is encoded by the coding sequence GTGGCCCGTCGCGCGATCTACGCCCAGGAAACGGGCGAGGTCTTCCTGTTCCTGCTCACGCTGAGCCATCCCCAACTCCTTCAGCCCATCCGCGTCGTCAACAACAACGAGGACGTCACGAGCGACGGATTCGTCTATCAGCGTTTCCCGTTCGACGTGCACATGCCTCCAGAGAACGAGGACGCCCCTCCCAAGGTGAACCTCCGGGTCGCCGGCGCCGACCGAACGCTCGTCCAGGCTGTCCGGTCGCTCTCTGGTGAGGCCATGACGGCCGAGCTCTCGGTCGTGCTGGCAAGTTCGCCAGACACGATCGAGGCCGGTCCGCTCGAGTTCAAACTCCGCGACGTCACGTACGAGGCCGCGATCGTGGAGGGGAGTCTGCAGTTCGAGGACTTCCTGAGCGAGCCGTATCCCGCCGACAAACTCACCCCCGACAAGTTCCCGGGGCTCTTCTAG
- a CDS encoding transcriptional regulator: MAREGAQKASPGPMLIRGMRQLRDSLEAGNVSDRFTMRTVEMILAPREYTPDEILKIRDSLRASQGVFAMLLGVSISTVQAWEQGANPPNPTARRLLDTIAEDPASWKQKLREAAAQPA, translated from the coding sequence ATGGCACGCGAAGGAGCCCAAAAGGCAAGCCCGGGTCCCATGCTCATACGTGGCATGCGGCAACTCCGGGATTCACTCGAGGCGGGGAACGTCTCCGATCGGTTCACAATGCGAACCGTGGAGATGATTCTTGCGCCACGGGAGTACACGCCGGATGAGATCCTCAAGATCCGAGATTCGCTTCGTGCGAGTCAGGGGGTCTTTGCGATGTTGCTCGGCGTGTCGATCAGCACCGTTCAGGCGTGGGAGCAGGGCGCTAATCCGCCCAATCCCACCGCCAGGCGACTGCTCGACACGATTGCCGAGGATCCGGCGTCGTGGAAGCAGAAACTCCGCGAAGCCGCCGCACAGCCGGCGTAG
- a CDS encoding helix-turn-helix domain-containing protein, which translates to MAQKDNVNELSLRQIVDELIDDPKMVGVALRMDVAAIVLKALKKKKLTQSQLAKAARMNDPEISAIVHGDSNLRLETIGRVFHALGIRVHIVETLEAEEDFTETAAAGSVFEMGSIDGKETEYGVWKKVQINSNEDFSSASGGGSPSTHYSLGVSRPKYSASDLGGQCAALFPSGRSGSHSVVLSKLPRRSSKLRSREIVYHC; encoded by the coding sequence ATGGCGCAGAAGGACAATGTGAACGAGCTATCACTTCGGCAGATCGTCGACGAGTTGATCGATGACCCCAAGATGGTGGGTGTAGCGCTGCGTATGGATGTTGCGGCAATCGTGCTAAAGGCCTTGAAGAAGAAGAAGTTGACACAGTCGCAGCTCGCCAAGGCTGCTCGCATGAATGATCCCGAGATTAGCGCGATCGTTCACGGAGATTCGAATCTCAGGCTAGAGACGATTGGCAGGGTATTTCACGCGTTGGGCATCAGGGTCCATATCGTAGAGACTTTGGAAGCTGAGGAAGACTTTACCGAAACCGCGGCGGCGGGTTCTGTATTTGAAATGGGGAGCATCGATGGCAAAGAAACCGAGTACGGCGTCTGGAAAAAAGTCCAAATCAACAGCAATGAAGACTTCTCCTCAGCAAGCGGTGGAGGCAGCCCATCAACACACTACTCACTCGGTGTCAGTAGACCCAAGTACAGTGCGTCCGACCTGGGTGGACAGTGCGCGGCTCTCTTTCCGTCGGGACGTTCCGGTAGCCATTCTGTCGTTCTCAGTAAACTACCACGACGTTCAAGCAAACTTCGAAGTCGCGAGATTGTGTACCACTGTTGA